In the genome of Coraliomargarita algicola, one region contains:
- a CDS encoding transposase, translating to MPRSLRIEKENGVYHIINRGNYRQDVFINEGAHVSFEQCLFETCEKCGWILEGFCVMTNHFHLVVRTPKGNLIYGMKWLQSTFANRYHKFRKVHGKLFQGRYKSLIVEEDGYLGALLHYTHLNPVRAGMTDVAGLRHYRWSSYWYLNHPAKRPAFMDCSGALLAAGGLADTSYGRRKYADYLNWLASNKTAQDEMAFDKMCRGWALGTKDFKKALIAEATDTSESDDEDDEPTKKVPRYDGATLQEANELRWELVLEQCMQTLNKTDDDATKEMKSADWKILIAAVLKCKTSASNVWIADQLNMGVPHAVSRYVGVFKQNGNHNEATFLQLIANITT from the coding sequence ATGCCACGCAGCCTACGCATTGAGAAAGAGAATGGAGTCTATCACATCATCAACCGCGGAAACTACCGCCAGGATGTGTTTATCAACGAAGGCGCTCACGTATCCTTCGAGCAGTGCCTGTTTGAAACCTGCGAGAAGTGCGGGTGGATACTTGAAGGTTTTTGTGTGATGACCAATCACTTCCACCTGGTCGTGCGCACGCCGAAGGGCAACTTGATCTATGGTATGAAGTGGCTGCAATCCACCTTTGCGAATCGCTACCACAAGTTTCGGAAAGTGCACGGCAAACTATTCCAAGGACGCTACAAGAGCTTAATCGTCGAAGAAGACGGCTATCTGGGTGCCCTCCTTCACTACACACACTTGAATCCTGTGCGAGCAGGCATGACCGATGTCGCTGGACTGCGTCATTACCGCTGGTCGAGCTATTGGTATCTAAACCACCCAGCGAAGCGACCGGCCTTTATGGATTGCTCCGGAGCGCTACTCGCCGCCGGCGGATTGGCTGACACTAGCTATGGCCGACGTAAATATGCGGACTACCTCAATTGGCTCGCGAGCAACAAAACAGCACAAGACGAAATGGCTTTTGATAAAATGTGTCGAGGGTGGGCATTAGGCACTAAAGACTTCAAGAAAGCCCTCATCGCAGAAGCCACAGACACCAGTGAAAGTGACGATGAAGACGACGAACCAACCAAGAAAGTCCCGCGCTACGACGGGGCCACACTTCAAGAAGCCAATGAGCTCAGGTGGGAACTAGTGCTCGAGCAATGCATGCAGACACTGAATAAAACGGATGATGATGCGACCAAAGAAATGAAGTCAGCAGATTGGAAGATACTCATTGCCGCTGTCCTAAAATGCAAAACCAGCGCAAGCAATGTATGGATTGCAGATCAGCTTAACATGGGAGTCCCCCACGCGGTCAGTCGCTATGTCGGCGTATTCAAACAGAATGGAAATCACAATGAGGCGACATTCCTACAGCTCATTGCAAACATAACGACATGA
- a CDS encoding NACHT domain-containing protein yields the protein MLEYVKVAITLVPIVRDIIKAQSGEKEFDIEDVDIQSSLEQHLREVSNWASRIQFFGMASAMDTDGTSVPLHFHTTPRRFRGKLLDEAVSDESQLLCGQSNILILGDPGAGKTTTIKRLAIRLLSPSKSEEDKFNCPLLIRMKDIGEDETISEHVIGKIGLTKFLKNDVSDLKKRKRYEFLTLSGKPVINQVASFMNKTGCVLLVDGLDETGLLNFSNYKNELSSLAGLLSNPSIVASCRSGDYDKTFEHFDVIEILPLDSPQIELIGRAWLGDRFDGFLDTVKQFPSEDLLDRPLILSQLLFLYSRQGDLPEQPSSIYSRLKKKGSCRYVCNEL from the coding sequence ATGCTCGAATACGTTAAGGTCGCGATCACATTGGTGCCAATAGTCCGCGATATTATTAAGGCTCAAAGCGGAGAAAAAGAGTTCGATATTGAAGATGTTGATATCCAGTCGAGCTTAGAACAGCATTTACGTGAGGTTAGTAATTGGGCGTCGCGCATCCAATTTTTTGGTATGGCGTCAGCTATGGATACTGATGGGACGAGTGTGCCTTTGCATTTCCATACAACTCCTCGAAGGTTTAGGGGGAAATTGTTAGATGAGGCCGTTTCCGACGAATCTCAACTCTTATGTGGACAATCTAACATTTTGATTTTGGGAGATCCAGGAGCGGGTAAGACGACTACAATTAAACGATTAGCGATTCGCTTACTCTCGCCCAGCAAATCAGAGGAAGATAAATTTAACTGTCCGTTATTAATACGGATGAAAGATATAGGTGAAGACGAAACAATATCTGAGCATGTAATTGGAAAAATTGGTCTCACGAAATTTCTCAAAAACGACGTCTCAGACCTGAAAAAGCGGAAGAGGTATGAGTTCTTAACTTTATCGGGAAAGCCAGTGATTAATCAGGTTGCCAGTTTTATGAATAAAACTGGGTGTGTTCTCCTTGTCGATGGATTGGATGAGACTGGTTTACTGAATTTTAGTAATTATAAAAATGAGCTATCCTCACTTGCTGGCTTATTATCCAATCCATCGATTGTAGCCTCTTGTCGAAGTGGTGATTATGATAAGACTTTCGAACACTTCGATGTTATAGAAATCCTACCCTTGGATTCACCACAAATTGAATTGATCGGACGGGCTTGGTTGGGAGATCGCTTTGACGGATTTTTGGATACTGTTAAGCAGTTCCCGAGTGAAGATTTACTAGATAGACCTCTTATCTTATCTCAGTTGCTTTTTTTGTATTCTAGGCAGGGAGATTTACCTGAGCAACCGAGCTCTATCTATTCTCGGCTCAAAAAAAAAGGGTCATGTCGTTATGTTTGCAATGAGCTGTAG
- a CDS encoding ribonucleoside-diphosphate reductase subunit alpha, translating to MIHKLSFEEDLELKRFASTPKEKKPRFEWGSVLGEDRLQRPEIKVDAGGSERDFDLAEIADTIGNALTDLLLSRQEDEIFTEVNRKFVANVAKSVGSVLATSIEQGRALKLSTHDVHLLIEKALIENDAHDVARSLMFGRNTSAQSVEREPVSIRLIRRNGQVVPWSEAKIEIAVRKSFLALHLDSDPAVEIARAVTDRLVASGQAFINIEDVQDAVQEEMMRQGHFKVAESYILYRAHRSRVREEEGIAPAPESQQESMIVVTEANGENTFWDGVDLKRRIEFATIGLDLNIASDVIEKELRRSLYPEMKRADLQKTIILNAKSMIEKDADFAKFAGRILLTYIYEEVLDWEIVRDGVDSLKEAHRRGFKPYLKRAIEIDRVNPKLLDFDIDQIASSLDPSADLDFDYLGVQTMYDRYLIVDKTAKQHRRLEVPQYFWIRVAMGLFHHEKDDREGYALRLYNLYKSRRFCSSTPTLFNSGTLHSQLSSCYLYKVDDSIESIMHRGIADNAFLSKWAGGLGGSWTAVRGTGGFIKGTNGESQGVIPFLKLHNDQLVAVNQGGKRRGSGCAYLETWHNDVDDFLELRKNTGDDRRRTHDMNTANWIPDLFMKRMEARQHWTLFRSNECPDLHDLYGKAFEERYCEYEAMAERGEIFGQKRPAIDLWKVMLRMLFETGHPWITFKDPCNIRSPQDHCGVIHSSNLCTEITLNTSAEETAVCNLGSVVLDSHLDADGNLDHAKLRETISIAVRALDNVIDINFYPTESAKTANSRHRPIGLGVMGLQNALYKKDIAFASPAAVEFNDEFMEAIAYYAYEASSELAAEHGTYSTYKGSKWDRGLMPQDTLDLLEQERGEKVEVPRAGKMDWMPLREKIAKNGMRNSNVLAIAPTATISNIMGTTPCIEPTYKNLFVKSNLSGDFIVLNSELVRDLKKRGLWTANMLDQVKYFDGELDSIEGVPQDLREKYRTAFGIEYKYFVDAAARRQKWIDQSQSVNLFIASPDIKTLSHMYRDAWRKGLKTTYYLRSLGASNIEKATTSVKKEVRGRAGQASPAVDAPKKEFTAAEQKACSLEAMMNGEECEACQ from the coding sequence ATGATACATAAACTCTCCTTCGAAGAAGATCTGGAGCTTAAACGCTTCGCCTCCACACCTAAAGAAAAGAAGCCTCGTTTCGAGTGGGGCTCCGTGCTCGGCGAGGACCGACTACAACGCCCGGAAATCAAAGTGGATGCCGGCGGCTCCGAGCGTGATTTCGATCTCGCCGAGATTGCCGATACCATTGGTAACGCGCTGACCGACCTGTTGCTCTCGCGTCAGGAAGATGAAATTTTCACGGAAGTGAACCGCAAGTTTGTGGCCAACGTCGCCAAGAGCGTCGGCTCTGTGCTGGCTACTTCGATCGAGCAGGGCAGGGCGCTCAAGCTCTCTACCCATGATGTGCACTTGCTGATCGAAAAGGCGCTGATCGAAAACGACGCGCACGATGTGGCTCGCAGCCTCATGTTCGGCCGTAATACCTCCGCGCAAAGTGTCGAGCGCGAGCCCGTATCTATCCGCTTGATCCGTCGTAATGGTCAAGTGGTGCCCTGGAGCGAAGCCAAGATCGAGATCGCGGTGCGCAAGTCCTTCCTAGCTTTGCACCTCGACTCCGATCCAGCCGTCGAGATCGCCCGCGCGGTGACGGATCGTCTGGTCGCCAGTGGACAAGCTTTCATCAACATCGAAGACGTGCAAGACGCCGTGCAAGAGGAAATGATGCGTCAGGGCCACTTCAAGGTCGCCGAGTCCTACATCCTCTACCGTGCCCATCGCTCCCGCGTCCGCGAAGAAGAGGGAATCGCACCCGCACCCGAGTCGCAGCAAGAGTCCATGATTGTCGTCACCGAAGCCAACGGTGAAAATACTTTCTGGGACGGGGTCGACCTCAAGCGCCGTATCGAGTTCGCCACGATCGGTCTGGATCTGAATATCGCCTCCGACGTGATCGAAAAAGAGCTTCGCCGCTCACTCTATCCAGAGATGAAGCGCGCCGATCTGCAAAAGACCATCATTCTCAATGCCAAGAGCATGATCGAGAAGGATGCCGACTTCGCCAAATTCGCCGGCCGCATCCTGCTTACTTACATTTACGAAGAAGTTCTCGATTGGGAAATCGTCCGCGATGGTGTCGACAGCCTCAAGGAAGCGCACCGCCGCGGCTTCAAGCCTTACCTGAAGCGCGCGATCGAGATCGATCGCGTCAATCCCAAGCTGCTCGACTTCGATATCGATCAGATCGCATCCTCACTCGATCCCTCCGCGGACTTGGATTTCGATTACCTCGGTGTGCAGACCATGTACGACCGCTACCTGATCGTCGATAAGACTGCCAAGCAGCACCGCCGCCTGGAAGTGCCACAATACTTCTGGATTCGCGTCGCCATGGGCCTCTTCCACCATGAGAAGGACGACCGCGAAGGCTACGCCCTGCGCCTCTACAATCTCTACAAGAGCCGCCGCTTCTGCTCCTCCACGCCCACACTCTTTAACTCCGGCACACTGCACTCGCAGCTCTCGTCCTGCTACCTCTACAAGGTCGACGACAGCATCGAGTCCATCATGCACCGCGGCATCGCCGACAACGCCTTCCTCTCCAAGTGGGCCGGCGGTCTCGGAGGCTCCTGGACCGCAGTGCGTGGCACCGGCGGTTTCATCAAAGGCACCAACGGCGAGTCACAAGGCGTCATCCCATTCCTCAAATTGCACAATGACCAACTGGTCGCCGTCAACCAAGGTGGCAAACGTCGCGGCTCCGGTTGCGCCTACCTCGAAACATGGCACAACGACGTCGACGACTTCCTCGAGTTGCGTAAGAACACCGGAGACGACCGTCGTCGTACCCACGACATGAATACGGCCAACTGGATTCCCGACCTATTCATGAAGCGCATGGAAGCTCGTCAGCACTGGACACTCTTCCGCTCCAACGAATGCCCCGACCTGCACGACCTCTACGGCAAAGCCTTCGAAGAGCGCTACTGCGAATACGAAGCCATGGCCGAGCGCGGCGAAATTTTCGGCCAGAAGCGCCCCGCGATTGACCTCTGGAAAGTCATGCTCCGCATGCTCTTCGAGACCGGTCACCCATGGATCACATTCAAAGATCCCTGCAACATTCGCAGCCCGCAAGACCACTGCGGCGTCATCCACAGCTCCAATCTCTGCACCGAGATCACGCTCAACACCAGCGCCGAAGAGACCGCTGTCTGTAACCTCGGCTCCGTCGTGCTCGACTCCCACCTCGACGCCGATGGCAACCTCGACCACGCCAAGCTACGTGAGACGATTAGCATCGCCGTGCGTGCCTTGGACAATGTCATCGACATCAACTTCTACCCAACCGAATCCGCCAAGACAGCCAACAGCCGTCACCGCCCGATCGGTCTCGGCGTTATGGGGCTGCAAAACGCACTCTATAAGAAAGACATCGCCTTCGCTTCCCCAGCCGCCGTTGAGTTCAACGACGAGTTCATGGAAGCCATCGCTTACTACGCCTACGAAGCCTCCTCCGAGCTCGCAGCCGAGCACGGCACCTACAGCACTTACAAAGGTTCCAAGTGGGATCGCGGCCTGATGCCACAAGACACCCTCGACCTGCTCGAACAAGAGCGCGGCGAAAAAGTCGAAGTGCCCCGCGCCGGCAAGATGGACTGGATGCCACTGCGCGAGAAGATCGCCAAGAACGGCATGCGCAACTCCAACGTCCTCGCCATCGCACCCACCGCCACCATCTCGAACATCATGGGCACCACGCCCTGCATCGAGCCCACCTATAAGAACCTCTTCGTGAAGAGCAATCTCTCCGGCGACTTCATCGTGCTCAACAGCGAGCTCGTCCGCGACCTCAAGAAGCGCGGCCTCTGGACTGCGAACATGCTCGACCAAGTCAAATACTTCGACGGCGAGCTCGACTCCATCGAGGGCGTGCCACAAGACCTACGCGAAAAATACCGCACCGCCTTCGGCATCGAGTATAAATACTTCGTCGACGCCGCCGCCCGTCGCCAGAAGTGGATCGACCAATCCCAATCGGTCAACCTCTTCATCGCATCGCCCGACATCAAGACCCTGTCCCACATGTATCGCGACGCCTGGCGCAAAGGCCTCAAGACCACTTACTACCTCCGCAGCCTAGGCGCTTCCAACATTGAGAAAGCGACTACCAGCGTAAAGAAAGAGGTGAGGGGACGCGCCGGCCAAGCCTCTCCGGCAGTTGACGCTCCTAAAAAGGAGTTCACTGCCGCCGAGCAAAAAGCCTGCTCCCTCGAAGCCATGATGAACGGCGAAGAGTGCGAAGCCTGCCAATAA
- a CDS encoding ribonucleotide-diphosphate reductase subunit beta, whose product MEKTYTIGDKTFVLDQAKAEEAFAAKKIINGKDTMFFNILPLKYQWAYDLYKTMKNNHWEPEDIPMQKDVELWRSADLSDAERWIIKMAIGYFSAAEGIVGDNVQHVTRELVTAPELKLLLGRHAHEENIHADSLVYMISSLGINPHECEAMFEDIPTIEKKTNFVVSNSRALRRDMDLTTTEDKQAFTKNLFLFGQCMEGTQFYGLFGMVLSLYRQNKFPGIGQMFRYTLRDESNHIEVFRNLIMDLIEENEDVWTPEFKEELRDLMREAVSLEKEFIRDCLPVNSVGLSADEFCQYIDYIADRRLEDVGLKAISSGTENPFPWLAEMMDIKKEQNFFEGRVTEYQKASALGSVDDDEL is encoded by the coding sequence ATGGAAAAAACCTACACAATCGGTGATAAAACCTTCGTCCTCGACCAAGCCAAAGCTGAAGAGGCTTTTGCGGCCAAAAAGATCATTAATGGTAAGGATACCATGTTCTTTAATATCCTGCCGCTCAAATACCAGTGGGCCTACGATCTGTACAAGACGATGAAGAATAATCACTGGGAGCCGGAGGATATTCCTATGCAGAAGGATGTGGAGCTTTGGCGCAGTGCTGACCTCTCCGACGCTGAACGCTGGATTATTAAGATGGCGATCGGTTACTTTTCCGCGGCCGAAGGCATTGTCGGGGATAATGTGCAGCATGTCACGCGCGAGTTGGTCACCGCTCCAGAGCTCAAGCTCTTGCTGGGCCGTCACGCTCATGAGGAAAATATCCACGCCGACTCCTTGGTCTATATGATCAGCTCGCTCGGAATTAACCCGCACGAGTGTGAGGCGATGTTCGAAGACATTCCCACTATCGAGAAAAAGACCAATTTCGTGGTCAGCAATTCGCGCGCGCTGCGTCGCGACATGGATTTGACCACCACCGAGGATAAGCAGGCTTTCACTAAAAACCTCTTCCTCTTTGGGCAATGCATGGAAGGCACGCAGTTCTACGGTCTCTTCGGCATGGTGCTCTCGCTCTATCGTCAGAACAAGTTCCCTGGCATCGGCCAAATGTTCCGCTACACCCTGCGCGATGAGTCCAATCACATCGAAGTATTCCGCAATTTGATCATGGACCTGATCGAAGAGAACGAGGATGTCTGGACACCCGAGTTTAAGGAAGAGCTGCGCGACCTCATGCGTGAGGCAGTCTCGCTGGAAAAGGAATTTATTCGCGACTGCCTGCCTGTGAACTCAGTTGGCCTGAGCGCGGACGAGTTTTGCCAATATATTGATTACATCGCCGATCGCCGCCTAGAAGACGTGGGCCTGAAAGCGATCAGCTCCGGCACCGAGAATCCGTTCCCGTGGTTGGCCGAAATGATGGATATTAAGAAGGAGCAAAACTTCTTCGAAGGTCGCGTCACCGAATATCAAAAGGCCTCCGCGCTTGGTTCGGTCGACGATGACGAGCTGTAA
- a CDS encoding RNA polymerase sigma factor, translating into MASTLTSFKPSEWVEQLAPRPRHMHTSSTAPSQPVEDIDSACLRALAEGDRAAFAQIVERWQTRLINFFYRATGNRADAEDLAQETFIELNRAAPRYQAQGTFNAFIFTLARRRLIDGYRKKARRPLEFVDPGEYFMQSQPEEIDQSREIEEAFHRALATLPDNQRNAILMLQQQGLSYEEIAQALDATVSAVKTWIHRARTHLRHELKDIHQQD; encoded by the coding sequence ATGGCATCTACTCTTACAAGTTTCAAACCGTCCGAATGGGTCGAACAACTCGCCCCACGCCCACGGCACATGCACACAAGTTCAACAGCCCCCAGCCAGCCCGTCGAAGATATCGACAGCGCGTGCCTACGTGCACTCGCTGAAGGTGATCGCGCCGCCTTTGCGCAAATCGTCGAGCGCTGGCAGACGCGCCTGATTAATTTCTTTTATCGAGCCACAGGCAATCGTGCCGACGCCGAAGACCTCGCACAAGAAACCTTCATCGAGCTCAACCGGGCAGCGCCTCGCTACCAAGCACAGGGCACCTTCAACGCATTTATCTTCACCCTCGCCCGCCGCCGACTGATCGACGGCTACCGAAAAAAAGCCCGCCGCCCACTCGAATTTGTCGATCCCGGCGAGTATTTCATGCAGAGCCAGCCTGAAGAGATCGACCAAAGCCGCGAAATCGAAGAAGCCTTCCACCGCGCACTGGCCACACTCCCCGACAATCAACGCAACGCAATTCTCATGCTGCAACAACAAGGCCTCAGCTACGAAGAGATCGCGCAAGCGCTCGACGCCACTGTCAGCGCTGTAAAAACCTGGATCCACCGCGCCCGCACACACCTGCGCCACGAACTGAAAGACATCCACCAGCAAGATTAA
- a CDS encoding DUF3106 domain-containing protein, producing the protein MKTIITLLSLTLVCLAPLQADPQRGEGPPQGRQNETRMLHHLLEMEQEDLTALRKTIERIERMTPEEKALLRERISKLERMKPERLEAMRKHFDSIDPETREAMHQRWLEMTSEERRNWRKKLHEIPEEERINLFKEQGFLPTPGKPPKGPRPLRTEDE; encoded by the coding sequence ATGAAGACCATCATCACATTGCTATCACTCACACTCGTCTGCCTAGCACCACTCCAAGCAGACCCGCAACGCGGAGAAGGCCCGCCCCAAGGCAGACAAAACGAAACACGCATGCTCCACCACTTACTAGAAATGGAGCAAGAAGACCTCACCGCGCTACGAAAAACCATCGAACGCATCGAGCGCATGACGCCCGAAGAAAAGGCATTACTACGCGAACGGATCAGTAAACTAGAGCGAATGAAACCTGAGCGTCTGGAGGCCATGCGCAAACATTTCGACTCGATTGACCCCGAAACACGCGAGGCCATGCACCAGCGCTGGCTGGAAATGACCTCCGAAGAGCGTCGCAATTGGCGCAAAAAGCTACACGAGATTCCCGAAGAAGAGCGCATCAACCTATTTAAAGAGCAGGGATTCCTCCCCACTCCCGGTAAGCCGCCCAAGGGACCAAGACCCCTCCGTACAGAAGACGAATAA
- the hisB gene encoding imidazoleglycerol-phosphate dehydratase HisB, which yields MAEPRIAQLTRNTKETQIQMELNVDGSGVSEIDTGIPFFDHMLTLFAKHGLFDLKVKATGDLDVDYHHMVEDTGIVLGQLVKKALGDKRGIRRYGFFLLPMDESLARVVLDLSNRQAFVYKVAYQFPMVRDFNIVLVKEFFQAFANEAACNLHINLEYGEEPHHIAEAIFKAFARALDVATSVDPRMADALPSTKGTLSI from the coding sequence ATGGCCGAACCACGCATAGCACAACTCACCCGCAACACGAAAGAGACTCAGATCCAAATGGAGCTGAATGTCGATGGCTCCGGCGTATCAGAAATTGATACCGGGATCCCGTTTTTCGATCACATGCTCACGCTCTTTGCCAAGCACGGGCTCTTCGATCTCAAGGTCAAAGCCACTGGCGATCTTGATGTGGACTACCACCACATGGTAGAAGATACGGGCATCGTGCTGGGGCAGCTCGTCAAAAAGGCACTCGGCGACAAGCGTGGCATTCGCCGCTACGGTTTCTTCCTCTTGCCGATGGACGAGTCGCTCGCGCGTGTCGTGCTGGATCTTTCCAATCGCCAGGCCTTCGTCTATAAGGTTGCCTATCAATTCCCGATGGTGCGCGATTTCAATATCGTGCTCGTCAAAGAGTTTTTCCAAGCCTTTGCCAACGAGGCCGCCTGCAACCTGCACATCAACCTAGAGTATGGTGAAGAGCCGCATCACATCGCCGAGGCTATTTTTAAAGCCTTTGCACGCGCGCTCGATGTCGCGACTTCGGTCGACCCCCGAATGGCCGACGCCCTGCCCAGCACCAAAGGCACGCTCTCTATTTAG
- the hisC gene encoding histidinol-phosphate transaminase, which produces MKKTFDALDRALPHIQDLHAYVPGEQPQGEGWVKLNTNENPYAPSPKVADAIAAQLADLRKYPEPISAKLRAAIGQRFGLEQANVIIGNGSDNILDLITRCFASAPGAGHTVPSYSLYPVVAGMSGQGLLDVNFDRSMQLDVDAMAATQAKVFFLTNPNAPTGVAFPLSQIEAALQAIDGLLVVDEAYVDFGGESAVTLLKDYENLVVVRTFSKSYGLAGMRVGFAMAAAPIIGILDRVRDAYNLDRVAQAAALAAFEDVDYFEVQRQKVMATREATRAQLDAYGWFTYPSATNFLFTEPKNAAGESNAEVAADLFEHLKSQRVLVRYFPSHPLTCAFIRVSIGTDAEMKAFLTAVESWPNHA; this is translated from the coding sequence ATGAAGAAGACTTTTGATGCCCTGGACCGTGCGCTGCCGCACATACAAGATTTGCACGCCTACGTGCCCGGCGAACAGCCACAAGGGGAGGGCTGGGTGAAGCTCAATACCAATGAAAACCCGTATGCGCCTTCACCGAAGGTGGCCGATGCGATTGCTGCCCAGCTTGCGGATCTACGTAAGTATCCAGAGCCGATCAGTGCCAAATTACGCGCAGCGATTGGGCAGCGCTTTGGGCTGGAGCAGGCCAATGTCATTATTGGCAACGGCTCCGATAATATCCTGGATTTGATCACCCGCTGCTTTGCTTCGGCTCCGGGCGCAGGGCACACTGTGCCGAGTTATTCACTCTATCCCGTGGTGGCCGGGATGTCGGGGCAGGGCCTATTGGATGTCAATTTTGATCGTTCCATGCAGCTGGATGTCGACGCGATGGCAGCGACGCAGGCAAAAGTCTTTTTTCTGACCAATCCCAACGCGCCGACAGGTGTCGCTTTTCCACTGTCGCAGATCGAAGCAGCCCTTCAGGCGATTGATGGCCTCTTAGTCGTGGACGAAGCCTATGTCGATTTCGGCGGCGAGTCCGCGGTCACGCTGCTCAAGGATTATGAAAATCTGGTGGTGGTGCGCACCTTTTCCAAGTCCTACGGCCTCGCGGGCATGCGCGTCGGTTTCGCTATGGCTGCGGCGCCGATCATTGGTATACTTGACCGCGTGCGCGATGCCTATAATCTCGATCGCGTGGCGCAAGCCGCCGCCTTGGCTGCTTTCGAGGATGTCGATTACTTCGAAGTGCAGCGCCAGAAGGTGATGGCCACCCGCGAAGCGACGCGTGCACAGTTGGATGCCTATGGTTGGTTCACCTATCCCTCCGCGACCAATTTCCTGTTTACCGAGCCTAAAAACGCCGCGGGAGAGTCCAACGCCGAAGTGGCCGCCGATCTGTTCGAGCATCTCAAATCACAGCGCGTGCTCGTGCGCTATTTCCCCTCGCATCCTTTAACTTGCGCTTTCATTCGAGTCAGCATAGGAACAGATGCAGAAATGAAGGCATTCTTAACCGCCGTCGAATCATGGCCGAACCACGCATAG
- a CDS encoding nucleotidyltransferase family protein produces MQATLLLLAAGMGSRYGGLKQLDAMGPSGQTMVDYAVQDAVRAGFSKVVFVIRKDFEDAFRTQVGEKHTDTIEVCYAFQDLNDLPGDYRAPEGRSKPWGTAHAVRAARDCIQEPFAVINADDFYGREAYAQMAAQLKATDPKQLSASMVGYILRNTLSPHGTVNRGICSLDGDNLQGVEEYTAIGHDADGELRGINLADERVSLSPEAVVSMNFWGFTPAIFEHLEAGFEAFLQARGHEEKSEYYLPSLVDSLIQEGAIRCPVLQTESPWFGVTYPDDKARVVASIQKLTDDGVYEN; encoded by the coding sequence ATGCAAGCAACTCTCTTACTACTCGCGGCCGGAATGGGCTCCCGCTACGGCGGACTGAAACAACTCGATGCCATGGGGCCATCGGGCCAGACCATGGTCGACTACGCGGTGCAAGATGCGGTTCGCGCGGGCTTTAGCAAAGTGGTGTTTGTCATTCGAAAGGACTTTGAAGACGCCTTTCGCACGCAAGTGGGTGAGAAGCATACGGATACAATCGAAGTCTGCTATGCCTTTCAGGACCTCAACGACCTCCCGGGCGACTATCGTGCGCCGGAAGGCCGCAGCAAGCCATGGGGCACCGCCCACGCGGTGCGAGCAGCGCGCGACTGCATCCAAGAGCCCTTCGCGGTGATCAATGCGGACGACTTTTACGGGCGCGAAGCCTACGCGCAAATGGCCGCACAACTGAAAGCGACCGACCCCAAGCAACTCAGCGCCAGCATGGTCGGCTACATTCTGCGCAATACGCTCTCACCACACGGCACCGTGAACCGCGGGATCTGCTCACTCGACGGCGACAATTTACAAGGTGTCGAAGAATACACAGCGATCGGCCACGACGCCGACGGCGAGCTACGCGGCATCAACCTAGCCGACGAACGCGTGTCGCTGTCACCGGAAGCTGTCGTTTCGATGAATTTCTGGGGCTTCACACCTGCGATCTTCGAACACTTGGAAGCCGGCTTTGAAGCCTTTTTACAAGCGCGTGGTCACGAAGAGAAATCGGAGTATTACCTACCCAGCCTAGTCGACAGCCTGATTCAAGAGGGCGCGATCCGCTGCCCGGTCTTACAGACCGAGAGCCCCTGGTTCGGCGTCACCTACCCCGACGACAAGGCCCGCGTAGTTGCCAGCATTCAAAAGCTCACCGACGACGGCGTTTACGAAAACTAG
- a CDS encoding type II toxin-antitoxin system VapC family toxin yields the protein MVFDTDVLIWIERGNLKAARHLDAAETRAISLQTYLELLQCAKDKQQQKRAKAFIRDLQIEVLPLTENIGHRASVYIDQYSLSHGLRAGDALIAATAVENNRVLCSSNIKHYQFIPDLEFQPLRV from the coding sequence GTGGTATTCGATACCGATGTCTTAATCTGGATCGAACGGGGAAATTTAAAGGCGGCTCGTCATTTGGATGCGGCTGAGACTCGCGCGATTTCTCTACAGACCTATCTCGAGTTGTTGCAATGTGCAAAAGACAAGCAGCAGCAAAAGCGTGCTAAGGCTTTTATTCGGGACTTGCAAATCGAAGTGCTTCCTCTGACGGAAAATATCGGGCATCGAGCCAGCGTCTATATTGACCAATACAGTCTTTCGCATGGCTTGCGAGCAGGGGATGCCCTGATCGCAGCCACTGCTGTCGAAAATAACCGCGTACTTTGTTCATCGAACATTAAGCACTATCAGTTCATTCCAGACCTCGAATTTCAGCCCTTGCGGGTCTGA